From the genome of Glycine max cultivar Williams 82 chromosome 2, Glycine_max_v4.0, whole genome shotgun sequence, one region includes:
- the LOC100779327 gene encoding probable ribosomal RNA small subunit methyltransferase B — MARVLYMGLPFPAEPQKTAPSSSSSSSPSKPLKLPHRTCSTNISIPSTAKGGGNRLLKTQKLNSEVSPHRAVSAVRLMRIELGGAFADLLNEKGKGSGENEMGYVQRTLGFRTRELNHHDLRLVTDIVGGTIRWRRYLDHLISSLCHDKDISSMEPLLLQILRIGFYEIVKLDMPPYAVVDENVKLAKFALRPGAGNMVNGILRKLVVLKEKESLPLPKVEGDDRAQARALATLYSHPVWMVRRWTKYLGQEEAIKLMIWNNSEPSFSLRANRARGFSRDDLVTQLNALKVPHKLSPHLDEFVRIKTGLQIIIQAGLLKKGLCSVQDESAGLVVSVVDPQPGETIIDCCAAPGGKTLYMASHLSGQGKVFAIDVNSGRLRILKETAKLHQVDGVITAIHADLRTLPDSGQLKSNKVLLDAPCSGLGVLSKRADLRWNKNLEDMEQLKELQDELLDAASKLVKPGGVLVYSTCSIDPEENDDRVVAFLARHSDFHIDPVDRYVPPDFETSSGFFFSNPVKHSLDGSFAARLVRDL, encoded by the exons ATGGCGCGGGTGCTGTATATGGGTTTACCTTTCCCCGCAGAACCCCAGAAAACtgcaccttcttcttcttcttcttcttctccctcgAAGCCATTGAAGCTTCCCCATAGAACCTGCAGCACCAACATATCCATTCCCAGCACTGCCAAAG GCGGTGGCAATCGTTTGCTGAAAACCCAGAAGCTGAATTCAGAGGTTTCTCCTCACAGAGCTG TGTCAGCGGTGAGATTGATGCGGATTGAGCTTGGTGGTGCTTTTGCTGACCTTCTCAACGAGAAAGGGAAAGGTTCTGGTGAAAACGAGATGGGATATGTTCAAAGAACGCTTGGCTTTCGCACTCGGGAATTGAATCACCATGATCTTAGATTG GTCACAGACATTGTTGGGGGTACGATTCGCTGGAGAAGATATCTTGATCATCTTATCAGTTCACTATGTCATGATAAAGATATATCTAGCATGGAACCTCTTCTCTTACAG ATTCTAAGAATTGGCTTCTATGAGATTGTCAAATTAGATATGCCACCTTATGCTGTCGTTGATGAG AACGTGAAGCTTGCTAAATTTGCTCTCAGACCTGGGGCTGGCAACATGGTCAATGGAATTCTCCGAAAGCTAGTTGTGCTGAAG GAGAAGGAAAGTCTTCCTTTGCCCAAAGTGGAGGGTGATGACCGTGCTCAAGCACGTGCTTTGGCAACTCTGTACTCACATCCAGTT TGGATGGTAAGGAGATGGACAAAGTATCTTGGCCAGGAAGAAGCCATTAAATTGATGATATGGAACAACAGTGAACCCAGTTTCAGCTTAAG AGCAAACCGTGCAAGAGGTTTTTCAAGAGATGACCTTGTGACACAGCTTAATGCATTGAAG GTCCCACACAAACTTTCACCGCATTTGGATGAATTTGTTCGTATCAAAACTGGGTTGCAG ATTATTATTCAAGCTGGTCTTCTCAAAAAGGGTTTATGTTCAGTTCAGGATGAGAGTGCAG GTCTGGTAGTTTCTGTTGTGGATCCTCAACCTGGTGAAACTATCATTGATTGCTGTGCTGCTCCTGGTGGAAAGACCCTCTACATGGCCTCTCATTTAAGTGGCCAAG GTAAGGTATTTGCAATTGATGTAAATAGTGGTAGGTTGAGAATTCTTAAAGAGACAGCAAAGTTGCACCAAGTGGATGGTGTCATTACTGCCATCCATGCTGATCTTCGTACATTACCT GATAGTGGACAGCTTAAGAGTAACAAAGTTTTGTTGGACGCTCCATGCTCTGGACTTGGTGTTCTTTCCAAG AGAGCGGACTTGCGTTGGAACAAGAATCTGGAGGATATGGAACAACTGAAGGAATTACAGGATGAGCTCCTGGATGCAGCATCCAA ATTGGTAAAACCTGGGGGAGTATTAGTTTACAGTACATGCTCCATAGATCCTGAAGAGAATGACGACAGGGTAGTGGCATTTCTTGCAAGACATTCG GATTTCCACATTGATCCAGTAGACAGATATGTTCCTCCTGATTTTGAGACAAGCAGTGGTTTCTTTTTCTCCAACCCAGTTAAACATTCACTAGATGGCTCCTTTGCAGCTCGTTTAGTACGTGATTTATAG